A part of Kwoniella dejecticola CBS 10117 chromosome 5, complete sequence genomic DNA contains:
- a CDS encoding myosin-1, whose translation MAISKKAGKKGVSGLLGGGGGGAKTQKVQKADWSEGFKKKKAAGVPDMTLLSTITNEAINDNLKQRFNNQEIYTYIAHVLISVNPFRDLGIYTTDILNSYRGKNRLEMTPHVFAIAESAYYRMTTEKENQCVIISGESGAGKTEAAKRIMQYIAAVSGGDGSGGGIESVKEMVLATNPLLESFGCAKTLRNDNSSRHGKYLEIMFNGLGQPVGAQITNYLLEKNRVVGQIEDERDFHIFYQFTKGASAEQKEAFGLQGPEAYAYTSRSGCLDVKSINDVSDFQETIRAMQIIGLSADEQNSIFRVLATILWLGNVEFVEGDDGNATIADTGVTDFAGYLMEVDPQQLQKVLLTRIMETQRGGRRGSVYEVPQNVAQASSSRDALSKALYNNLFEWIVSRVNVSMKPQQNPEYVIGVLDIYGFEIFQDNSFEQLCINYVNEKLQQIFIELTLKAEQEEYVNEQIKWTPIKFFDNAVVCSLIEDKRPAGIFATLNDATATAHADPSAADNSFIQRSNMLATNPNFEARGNKFLIKHYAGDVLYNVAGMTDKNKDTLLKDILELIEGSKDDFLHTLFPEKVDHSNKKRPPTAGDKIKASANALVDNLMRCQPHYIRTIKPNQHRSPTEYDDKAILHQIKYLGLQENIRVRRAGFAYRAEFSKMIQRFYLLSPATSYAGDYIWDGDDRSGCERILTDAKISKDEWQMGVTKAFIKNPGTLFYLEGERDRYWHTMASRIQRAWRAYVRRKVEAATKIQRFWRNQKESLVYARKRDYGHEVLASRKERRRFSLLGMRKFMGDYLDVGGTSPQGEMLRNAAQIGPAETVHFSSRAELLVSKLGRSSKLSPRFLIITDKAVYFVVSASKEGRVTTSLERKIPLVTIKTISMTNLRDDFVALNVPPCEEGDPIFTCAFKTEMMCVILTLTGGNLNISIGSTIEYLKKKDKRAQITAKKDEAVRGDAVYKSHTIAVGSGEPATSVSNPMPPRKPKAKKAAKATPSSRPTNRPTAKTLPGATKPSAPAAMATMPSAPTATKAPAAVKTPAATGASRAPPSIPGRGAPPPPPPPPAAPAKEMYKALYAFAGQPGEINLVKGEEVEVKEKDDNGWWMVVKNGQEGWAPSNYLKLIESAPPPPPPPPAARRPPPAAPVLNGSLSNASTPPTSRPSSTIGSKPTPAIKPKPAIPAKPSVGAKPAGLGGKPPVPSAPKIAPSGAGKKPGAVAQPAAATGQMDLAAVFAKRAQQARGE comes from the exons GCGGATTGGAGTGAGgggttcaagaagaagaaagcagcCGGTGTACCCGATATGACCTTGCTGAGCACGATAACGAATGAAGCCATCAACGATAACCTGAAACAACGGTTCAACAACCAAGAGATATAT ACGTATATCGCGCATGTATTGATCTCTGTTAACCCTTTCCGGG ACTTGGGAATATACACGACCGACATCCTCAACTCGTATCGAGGCAAAAATCGATTAGAAATGACCCCACACGTCTTCGCCATCGCCGAATCAGCGTATTACAGAATGACGAccgagaaggagaatcaaTGTGTGATCATTTCGGGAGAGTCTGGTGCGGGAAAGACAGAAGCTGCCAAGCGGATTATGCAATATATAGCGGCAGTATCTGGCGGGGATGGGTCAGGAGGTGGAATTGAAAGTGTCAAAGAGATGGTATTAGCTACGAATCCTTTGTTGGAGAGTTTCGGTTGTGCAAAGACCTTGAGAAACGATAATTCTTCGAGACAT GGTAAATACTTGGAAATCATGTTTAACGGACTTGGTCAGCCAGTTGGGGCTCAGATAACGAACTACCTGTtagagaag AACCGAGTTGTTGGCCAAATTGAGGATGAGCGAGATTTCCATATTTTCTACCAGTTCACGAAAGGGGCAAGTGCAGAAcaaaagg AGGCTTTCGGATTACAAGGGCCTGAAGCATATGCTTATACAAGTAGAAGCGGATGCCTAGACGTGAAGAGCATAAATGATGTGTCGGATTTCCAGGAGACCATT CGAGCAATGCAAATCATCGGATTGTCGGCAGATGAACAAAACTCCATCTTCCGTGTGCTCGCTACCATCTTATGGTTAGGAAATGTGGAATTCGTTGAAGGAGACGATGGAAATGCTACCATTGCCGACACCGGCGTGACGGACTTTGCTGGATACTTGATGGAAGTTGATCCTCAACAATTGCAGAAGGTGCTGTTGACGAGAATTATGGAGACTcaacgaggtggaagaagaggaagtgtgTACGAGGTGCCCCAAAATGTAGCTCAGGCTAGCTCGAGTAGAGACGCTCTTTCTAAAGCATT ATATAACAATTTGTTTGAGTGGATCGTCAGTCGAGTGAACGTATCGATGAAGCCTCAACAGAACCCGGAATACGTGATCGGTGTTTTAGATATCTA TGGATTTGAGATCTTCCAA GACAATAGTTTCGAACAATTGTGTATCAACTACGTCAACGAGAAGTTGCAACAAATTTTCATCGAGTTGACATTGAAAGCGGAACAGGAAGAATATGTAAATGAGCAGATCAAGTGGACTCCAATCAAGT TCTTCGACAATGCCGTCGTGTGTTCATTGATAGAGGACAAGAGACCTGCGGGAATTTTCGCGACATTGAATGACGCAACAGCTACTGCCCATGCCGACCCTTCCGCTGCGGACAATTCCTTTATCCAGCGATCCAATATGTTAGCAACCAACCCTAACTTCGAAGCGAGAGGAAATAAATTCCTGATCAAACACTACGCTGGTGACGTGTTGTACAATGTGGCTGGAATGACCGATAAGAACAAGGATACTCTGCTCAAGGACATCTTAGAACTGATAGAAGGCTCAAAGGATGATTTCCTGCATACGCTATTCCCTGAGAAGGTGGATCATTCCAACAAGAAAAGACCTCCGACTGCTGGTGATAAGATCAAGGCTTCCGCTAATGCCTTGGTGGACAATCTCATGAG GTGTCAACCCCACTACATCCGAACGATCAAGCCTAATCAGCACAGATCGCCGACCGAGTATGACGATAAGGCAATCTTACATCAGATTAAGTATCTAGGTCTACAGGAAAATATCAGAGTCAGGAGAGCGGGTTTCGCTTACCGAGCCGAATtttcgaagatgatccaAAG ATTCTACTTGCTCTCTCCGGCAACTTCTTACGCTGGTGACTATATCTGGGacggagatgatcgatcggGATGTGAAAGGATATTGACCGATGCCAAGATCTCGAAAGATGAATGGCAGATGGGTGTTACCAAAGCATTCATCAAGAATCCGGGAACT TTGTTCTACCTTGAAGGTGAACGGGATCGATACTGGCATACAATGGCTTCTCGTATCCAGAGAGCTTGGAGAGCGTATGTCCGAAGAAAGGTCGAGGCGGCTACGAAGATCCAACGATTCTGGAGAAATCAGAAAGAATCGCTTGTGTATGCTAGAAAGAGGGACTACGGGCATGAAGTGCTTGCCTCGCGAAAGGAGAGGCGAAGATTTAGTCTACTGGGTATGCGGAAGTTCATGGGTGATTACCTTGATGTCGGAGGGACCAGTCCTCAGGGTGAGATGCTCAGAAATGCCGCCCAAATCGGTC CTGCCGAGACCGTACACTTCAGTTCCCGAGCCGAATTGCTGGTCTCGAAACTCGGTCGATCTAGTAAACTGAGTCCACGTTTCTTGATCATA ACGGATAAAGCTGTCTACTTTGTTGTATCGGCATCGAAAGAGGGGCGGGTCACCACCTCGTTGGAAAGGAAGATCCCTCTTGTGACTATTAAAACCATTTCGATGACCAATTTGAGGGATGACTTCGTG GCGTTGAACGTCCCACCGTGTGAGGAAGGAGACCCTATATTTACTTGCGCTTTCAAGACGGAGATGATGTGTGTCATTCTCACCCTTACCGGTGGTAACCTGAATATCAGCATCGGCTCAAC CATCGAATACCTAAAAAAGAAAGACAAGCGAGCACAAATCACCGCTAAGAAAGATGAGGCTGTCAGGGGAGATGCAGTTTACAAGAGTCATACCATTGCTGTGGGATCTGGTGAACCGGCAACGAGTG TGTCAAATCCCATGCCGCCGAGAAAGcccaaagccaagaaagcagcTAAAGCGACGCCATCA AGCCGACCTACCAATAGACCTACAGCCAAGACTTTACCTGGAGCTACTAAACCATCCGCCCCAGCCGCGATGGCTACAATGCCATCCGCACCGACGGCCACGAAAGCGCCGGCAGCAGTCAAAACTCCTGCAGCGACCGGCGCGTCAAGAGCACCACCTTCCATACCGGGACGAGGtgctccaccacctccgccgcCACCTCCGGCTGCGCCAGCCAAGGAGATGTATAAAGCTCTGTATGCCTTTGCGGGTCAGCCTGGAGAAATTAACCTGgtcaagggcgaagaagtcgaggtcaaggagaaggatgacaatg GCTGGTGGATGGTCGTAAAGAATGGACAGGAAGGATGGGCACCTTCGAATTA CCTTAAACTGATAGAATCcgctcctccgcctccgccacCTCCGCCAGCTGCCAGacgtcctcctccagcagcaCCAGTACTGAATGGCTCGTTATCGAATGCATCCACCCCTCCAACATCCCGACCCTCTTCCACGATTGGCAGCAAGCCGACTCCAGCGATAAAACCTAAGCCTGCTATACCTGCAAAACCCTCCGTCGGAGCTAAGCCAGCTGGATTAGGGGGCAAACCACCTGTCCCATCCGCACCTAAGATAGCTCCTTCCGGAGCAGGCAAGAAACCGGGAGCAGTAGCTCAACCTGCCGCCGCTACGGGTCAGATGGATTTGGCTGCAGT TTTCGCTAAGAGAGCTCAACAAGCTAGAGGAGAATGA